The sequence CCAGCGCCATCGACGCTGGCGGCGGTTACCAGAACTACCCCGACGACTACCAGGTGATCCAGGAGCTGGCCGACAAGGATCAGCTCACCGTGCGCATCGCCTATAACCTGTTTACCCAGAAACCCAAGGAAGAGCTGACCGACTTCAAGAACTGGACCGGCAGCGTCAAACTACACCAGGGCGATGATTTCCTCCGTCACAACGGCGCGGGCGAAATGCTGGTGTTCTCCGCCGCCGACTTCGAGGACTTTGTCGAGCCGCGTCCAGACCTGGCACCGAGCATGGAAGCCGATCTGGAGCCGGTGGTGCGTCATCTGGTCGAGCAGCGCTGGCCGTTCCGCCTGCACGCCACCTACGACGAATCCATCTCGCGCATGCTCGACGTGTTCGAGAAGGTCGACCGCGACATGCCGTTCAACGGCCTGCCCTGGCTGTTCGACCACGCCGAGACCATCAGCCCGCGCAACATCGAGCGGGTACGGGCGCTTGGCGGCGGCATTGCCATCCAGCACCGCATGGCCTTTCAGGGCGAGTACTTCATCGACCGTTACGGCGCCAAGGCCGCCGAAGCCACCCCGCCGATCCAGCGCATGCTGGCCGAAGGCGTGCCGGTCGGTGCGGGTACCGACGCCACCCGCGTGGCCAGCTACAACCCCTGGACGGCGCTGTACTGGCTGGTCAGCGGCAAGACGGTCGGCGGCACCACGCTCAACCCGCAGGGCCTTTCGCGCGACACCGCGTTGCAGCTGTTCACCCACGGCAGCGCCTGGTTCTCCAGCGAACAGGGCAAGAAGGGCCAGATCAAGGTCGGTCAACTGGCCGACCTGGTGGCCTTGAGCGCGGACTTCTTCAGCATCGAGGAAGAACAGATCAAGTGGCTGGAGTCGGTACTGACCATCGTCGGCGGCAAGGTAGTGCATGGCACCGGCGAGTTCGACAAGCTCGCCCCGCCGACGCTGCCGGTACTGCCGGACTGGTCGCCGGTGGCGATGGTGCCCGGGCATTGGAAGCCGGCAGCGGCGCCCATGGCCGCCAGCATCCACCAGTGCATCGGCGCCTGCGCGGTGCATGCCCACCAGCATGACCGCGCACGCCGCAGCAATGTGCCGGTGAGCGATCACCAGGGTTTCTGGGGCGCCTTCGGCTGCTCGTGCTTTGCCTTCTGACATGGCCAGCGAAAAACCCTCGCCCTGGGGTGCACTCAAGCACAGCACCTTCCGCTGGCTGTGGCTGGCCAGCATCGCCTCGAACATCGGCACCTGGATGCACGAAGTCGGTGCCGGCTGGCTGATGACCAGCCTGTCGGCCAACCCCATGCACGTGGCGCTGGTGCAGGTCGCCGGTTCAGCGCCGATGTTCCTCCTGGCGCTGCCGGCCGGGGCCATGGCCGACATTATCGACAAGCGTCGCTACCTGCTCGGCGTGCAGTTGTGGATGGCGGCGGTAGCCAGTCTGCTGGCCGTGCTTACCCTGCTCGGCCTGACCACGGTCTGGCTGCTGCTGAGCATGACCCTGGCCATGGGCGTCGGCACCGCGCTGATGATGCCGGCCTGGTCGGCGCTGACGCCGGAGCTGGTGAGCAAGCGCGACCTGCCCTCAGCCATCGCCCTGTCCAGCCTCGGCATCAACGTCGCCCGCGCCCTCGGCCCGGCCATCGCCGGGGTACTGGTCAGCTTGAGCGGCCCTTGGGCGACCTTCGCCCTCAACGCCCTGTCGTTCTTCGCGGTCATGGTGGTGCTGCTGACCTGGAAGCGCGAGCGCCAGGTCGCCACCTTCCCGGCCGAACGCCTGCTTGGCGCCATCCGCGCTGGCTGGCGCTACAGCCGGGCCTCAAAACCGCTGCAGGCGGTACTGGTGCGTGCCGCGGTATTCTTCGTCGGTGCCAGCGCCGGCATGTCGCTACTGCCTTTGATCGTGCGCGGCGAGTTGCAGGGCAGCGCCAGCGACTTCGGCCTGATGCTCGGCAGTGTCGGCGTCGGTGCAGTACTTGGCGCCACCTTGCTGCCGCGCGTTCGCGAGCGCATCAGCAGTGACCGCCTGGTGTTGCTGGCCAGCCTGCTCTACGCCCTGGTGCTGGTGGCTCTGGCCAGCCTGCGCCACTTTGCCGCCTTGCTGCCGGTGATGCTGCTCAGTGGTGCGGCGTGGATCGCCGTACTGTCCAGCCTGCAGGTCGCCGCGCAAACCTCGGTGCCGGACTGGGTCAGGGCGCGGGCTCTTTCCGTCTATATCCTGGTGTTCTTCGGCAGCATGGCCGCCGGCGGCGCGCTCTGGGGGTTCGTCGCCAGTCATGCCTCCATCCCGCTCGCCCTGCTCGCCGCAGCCGGATGCCTGGCGCTGGGCGTGCTACTGACTCCCCGTTTCCCGTTGCCGGTTACCGAAGCCGAGGACCTAGCGCCATCGCTGCACTGGCCAGTGCCGATTCTGGCCAACGAGTCCGACCGCGAACGCGGTCCGGTGATGGTCACGC is a genomic window of Halopseudomonas phragmitis containing:
- a CDS encoding MFS transporter, translated to MASEKPSPWGALKHSTFRWLWLASIASNIGTWMHEVGAGWLMTSLSANPMHVALVQVAGSAPMFLLALPAGAMADIIDKRRYLLGVQLWMAAVASLLAVLTLLGLTTVWLLLSMTLAMGVGTALMMPAWSALTPELVSKRDLPSAIALSSLGINVARALGPAIAGVLVSLSGPWATFALNALSFFAVMVVLLTWKRERQVATFPAERLLGAIRAGWRYSRASKPLQAVLVRAAVFFVGASAGMSLLPLIVRGELQGSASDFGLMLGSVGVGAVLGATLLPRVRERISSDRLVLLASLLYALVLVALASLRHFAALLPVMLLSGAAWIAVLSSLQVAAQTSVPDWVRARALSVYILVFFGSMAAGGALWGFVASHASIPLALLAAAGCLALGVLLTPRFPLPVTEAEDLAPSLHWPVPILANESDRERGPVMVTLQYDVAPEHAMAFCQAMNEVARMRRRNGAFSWGLVQNSENPRHWQEFFFDESWLEHLRHHGRVTRAEQRIEAAARRFQSPGVPILIEHFLVPAKDTPQPAESAHA
- a CDS encoding amidohydrolase, with amino-acid sequence MSQDPSDPKRRHFLATSSILGAAGALWSTLPFAAMVGDSSASSSGGNMSADLILYNGRLHTVDRENPQASAVAIKDGRFVAVGSDAEAMAMRGDATRVINLQKRTVIPGLNDSHLHLIRGGLNYNLELRWEGVPSLADALRMLKEQADRTPTPQWVRVVGGWTEFQFAEKRLPTLDELNKAAPDTPVFVLHLYDRALLNRAALRAVGYDKNTPNPPGGEIQRDASGEPTGMLIARPNALILYATLAKGPTLPLEYQVNSTRQFMRELNRLGVTSAIDAGGGYQNYPDDYQVIQELADKDQLTVRIAYNLFTQKPKEELTDFKNWTGSVKLHQGDDFLRHNGAGEMLVFSAADFEDFVEPRPDLAPSMEADLEPVVRHLVEQRWPFRLHATYDESISRMLDVFEKVDRDMPFNGLPWLFDHAETISPRNIERVRALGGGIAIQHRMAFQGEYFIDRYGAKAAEATPPIQRMLAEGVPVGAGTDATRVASYNPWTALYWLVSGKTVGGTTLNPQGLSRDTALQLFTHGSAWFSSEQGKKGQIKVGQLADLVALSADFFSIEEEQIKWLESVLTIVGGKVVHGTGEFDKLAPPTLPVLPDWSPVAMVPGHWKPAAAPMAASIHQCIGACAVHAHQHDRARRSNVPVSDHQGFWGAFGCSCFAF